The following proteins come from a genomic window of Elusimicrobiota bacterium:
- a CDS encoding PorV/PorQ family protein, whose translation MITTQIRCVLTATLFGLAASLSADAGKSSANFLKMGVGGRGVAMGDAQTAATDDVMSVFWNPAGLAELYQNEVGFMHNSSVQGVSQDVVYYALPTNSANVWAVGLSHLSISGINGRDSFDGLTGDIPASDTLISLSWARPWDELPWFGGLQTGVNVKFLRKILDQDSALGYMGDFGVLYEARGTRFEGLRTGLVLQNFGTGIKFDGASTPFPSAIKLGTAYPLFGKNMTLALDGVLPMDGDLFFNIGGEYKLWEVLGFRLGFKGDQDTDSGLTYGLQFGTERLHLDYAFVPMGTFGDSHRVSFNIRFGRAFRQMKVANQVEKAFDRAKAKYADGYLVDAYMLTTDILSVAPWHQPAKMLAKRIEYDFKAMETETRQQQLQAQVDEHFARGEQLFQIDSMLDSRREFESILALQPDHMGAKTYLNRIDERFRSVSENFYTLAAQAFSSGNFVLAKENLERVVAVDPNHEEARQMLSRVDDALRKEFEAADRLAREQRIKPLMEAGQALMNERRYEEALGKFNEVLAIDTGENDARRLQSLTKDLIAKDAYNAGMNAAREGDYSRAEAQARKALKYRPEYAEAQTLLDQVREEAKKVNTGNSQRLYRDALEAFLSGDRAKALELTTKALEFDSENQEARRMYERLTGNPWAGRQP comes from the coding sequence ATGATTACGACACAGATTCGGTGCGTTTTAACGGCGACACTTTTTGGGCTGGCCGCGTCCTTGTCCGCGGACGCCGGCAAGAGCTCCGCCAATTTCCTCAAGATGGGGGTGGGGGGACGCGGCGTGGCCATGGGCGACGCTCAGACCGCGGCCACGGACGACGTCATGTCGGTGTTTTGGAATCCGGCCGGTTTGGCGGAGTTGTATCAAAACGAAGTGGGTTTTATGCACAACAGTTCGGTCCAGGGGGTTTCCCAGGACGTCGTCTATTACGCCCTGCCCACGAATTCGGCCAATGTGTGGGCGGTGGGCTTGAGCCATCTGAGTATTTCCGGGATCAATGGCCGGGACTCTTTTGACGGCCTCACCGGGGATATCCCCGCTTCCGACACGCTGATATCCCTCAGTTGGGCCCGGCCCTGGGACGAATTGCCTTGGTTCGGCGGGCTTCAAACGGGCGTCAATGTTAAATTCCTCCGAAAGATCCTGGACCAGGATTCGGCCTTGGGGTACATGGGGGATTTCGGGGTTTTGTACGAGGCGCGGGGCACGCGGTTTGAGGGATTGCGGACGGGTTTGGTTTTGCAGAATTTCGGCACCGGCATCAAGTTCGATGGCGCGAGCACCCCGTTCCCGTCCGCGATCAAATTGGGGACGGCCTACCCGTTGTTCGGCAAGAATATGACCCTGGCCCTCGACGGCGTGTTGCCGATGGACGGAGACCTTTTTTTCAACATCGGGGGCGAGTACAAGTTGTGGGAGGTGCTTGGGTTCCGCCTCGGGTTCAAAGGCGACCAAGACACCGACTCGGGGTTGACGTACGGCCTGCAATTCGGCACCGAACGGTTGCACCTGGACTACGCGTTTGTTCCCATGGGAACGTTCGGGGACAGTCACCGCGTGAGTTTCAACATCCGGTTCGGGCGCGCTTTCCGTCAAATGAAAGTGGCCAATCAAGTGGAGAAGGCTTTCGACCGGGCCAAAGCGAAATACGCCGACGGCTATCTTGTGGACGCCTACATGTTGACCACCGATATCCTCAGCGTGGCGCCGTGGCATCAGCCGGCCAAAATGCTGGCCAAGCGCATCGAATACGATTTCAAGGCGATGGAAACCGAGACCCGGCAGCAACAATTGCAGGCCCAGGTGGACGAGCACTTCGCCCGGGGCGAACAGTTGTTCCAAATCGACAGCATGCTGGATTCGCGGCGCGAATTTGAATCCATTCTGGCCCTCCAACCCGATCACATGGGCGCCAAAACATATCTGAACCGCATTGACGAGCGTTTCCGCAGCGTGTCGGAGAATTTCTACACGTTGGCGGCCCAGGCGTTTTCTTCGGGGAACTTCGTTCTCGCCAAGGAAAACCTTGAACGGGTGGTGGCCGTGGACCCCAACCACGAAGAGGCGCGGCAAATGTTGTCCCGCGTGGATGACGCGCTGCGCAAGGAATTCGAGGCCGCCGATCGTCTCGCCCGTGAGCAGCGGATCAAGCCTTTGATGGAAGCCGGACAAGCTTTGATGAACGAGCGGAGATACGAAGAGGCCCTGGGGAAATTCAACGAAGTCCTGGCCATCGACACCGGAGAGAACGACGCTCGTCGCTTGCAGAGTTTGACCAAGGATCTAATCGCCAAGGACGCGTACAACGCCGGAATGAACGCCGCCCGGGAAGGCGATTACTCCCGCGCCGAGGCCCAGGCGCGAAAAGCGTTGAAGTACCGCCCCGAATACGCCGAGGCTCAAACTTTGCTCGATCAAGTGCGCGAAGAGGCCAAAAAAGTCAACACGGGGAATTCGCAGCGCCTGTACCGCGACGCGCTCGAGGCGTTCTTGTCGGGCGATCGCGCCAAAGCTTTGGAATTGACCACGAAAGCCTTGGAATTTGACTCCGAGAACCAAGAGGCGCGGCGCATGTACGAGCGCCTGACCGGAAACCCTTGGGCCGGTCGCCAACCCTAA
- a CDS encoding efflux RND transporter permease subunit: MSLARFIVRRPVTGTMFYAAVGLMGIISWFFTPRELFPSISFPQLLIITRYGNAAPEEIENLITKVIEESVGTVPNLKRARSLSKEGVSLVTLEFDWGTDMGFAHLTAREKLDQIKDRLPSEADDPIINRINPFAQPMMVYSVSGNQTMGQLTEIAKQVIKQRVEKVDGVASAVISGGEEREILVEVDRPRMESQNVSLTMLVDTLKDSNLNYPAGTVQGSFYEYLIRTMGEFQNIAEIRRLPVRVERPEEMDSRPRWRGRRSEDKDRDYSVKDQRLIYLESMSEVRDTFKEKSSFSRYNGSDNVAIAVQKQADANTLATAKRVRFAMRELAGVLEPKGVRLELVYDEAVFIQQAISGVTKDGILGGLLAFLVLYFFLRSWSIAAIVAMSIPTSTLITFTGMFLKDISINMLSLAGLGLGIGNMVDNSIVVAENIARHKTELGKSGADAAMDGTDEVAPSMITSSLTNVAVLLPLLFAKGVAQLVFKDMFFIVTAASFASVFISITLVPLMMAHPIGFQWLTRLMKRNPAAGETPLSEPPPRANIFRRVADWFVRGLSEQAFGRWMMAYQRSLAWVLRHPKTTVQIVLLGALASFGLLAIQDKVFMPKVDQGQFILKIKMPVGTRLVKTDEVMRKVEGLLKEVPGYKEATVAVGSNASEAVEALGDHEGQAIVNINRKIRSTDEYIEEVKTVLDSQDLSGAEVQYILQDSVLASAFETSSPIVVEIKGPDLTILKKMSEEIMRGLGGIKGVYGVKTSLALPSTETRVEIDKVRAASYQLSVAEIARTALIGIKGFVATNYKEKGQEVDVRVRLRTEDRTSMDDIGRLSVLSRDGMAVPLSELALLRTAEGPSEIKHMDQQRAIVVSGNIAKRSTRDVFKDVEALLSTYQGVADYQVDLTGESRQIKESFGGLVVAMILAVALVYMIMASEFESLWHPFIIMVTVPFSVVGVAISLAMTGTPLSAPVFLGMILLVGSVVNYGIILIDFMNQRRREGVALWESVVEGCSTRLRPVLMSSLTTVLAVLPLALGLSEGGELASPMAVVTFGGLGISVLLSLFVLPLAYYHSELWREKRGSEPVAE, encoded by the coding sequence ATGTCCCTCGCGCGATTCATCGTCCGCCGGCCCGTCACCGGCACCATGTTTTACGCCGCGGTGGGGCTGATGGGGATCATCTCCTGGTTTTTCACCCCGCGGGAACTCTTCCCGTCCATTTCCTTCCCCCAATTGCTGATCATCACCCGCTACGGCAACGCCGCCCCCGAGGAAATCGAGAACCTCATCACGAAAGTGATTGAAGAGTCGGTGGGCACGGTCCCCAACCTCAAACGCGCTCGGTCGCTGTCCAAAGAGGGGGTGTCGTTGGTCACGCTGGAATTCGATTGGGGCACCGACATGGGGTTCGCCCATCTCACGGCCCGAGAAAAATTGGACCAAATCAAAGACCGCTTGCCTTCCGAAGCGGACGATCCGATCATCAACCGCATCAACCCCTTCGCCCAGCCCATGATGGTGTACTCGGTGAGCGGAAATCAAACCATGGGCCAACTCACCGAAATCGCCAAGCAAGTCATAAAACAACGGGTGGAAAAGGTGGACGGCGTCGCATCGGCCGTTATATCCGGCGGCGAGGAGCGGGAGATTTTGGTGGAAGTCGATCGGCCCCGGATGGAATCCCAAAATGTTTCTTTGACGATGTTGGTGGACACCCTCAAGGATTCCAATTTGAACTATCCGGCGGGGACGGTCCAGGGCAGTTTTTACGAGTATCTCATTCGCACCATGGGGGAATTTCAAAACATCGCCGAAATCCGCCGTTTGCCGGTGCGGGTGGAGCGCCCCGAAGAAATGGACAGCCGCCCGCGCTGGCGGGGGCGACGCAGCGAGGACAAGGACCGGGATTATTCCGTAAAAGACCAACGCCTCATTTATCTCGAATCCATGTCGGAAGTAAGGGACACCTTTAAGGAAAAAAGCAGTTTCTCCCGCTACAACGGCAGCGACAACGTGGCCATCGCCGTCCAAAAGCAAGCCGACGCCAACACCCTGGCCACCGCCAAAAGGGTTCGTTTCGCCATGCGGGAATTGGCGGGGGTGCTGGAGCCCAAGGGCGTCCGGTTGGAACTCGTCTACGATGAGGCGGTCTTCATCCAACAGGCCATCAGCGGCGTCACGAAAGACGGGATTTTGGGCGGCCTCTTGGCCTTCTTGGTCCTTTATTTCTTCCTTCGCAGTTGGAGCATTGCGGCCATTGTCGCGATGTCGATCCCCACGTCCACCTTGATCACTTTCACCGGGATGTTTTTGAAGGACATTTCCATCAACATGCTGTCCTTGGCGGGGTTGGGGCTGGGCATCGGGAATATGGTCGATAACTCGATCGTCGTCGCGGAGAACATCGCCCGGCACAAGACCGAACTGGGGAAAAGCGGCGCCGATGCGGCCATGGACGGGACGGACGAAGTGGCGCCGTCCATGATCACCTCTTCCCTTACCAACGTGGCCGTGTTGCTTCCTCTCCTGTTCGCGAAGGGGGTGGCCCAACTCGTTTTTAAGGACATGTTCTTCATCGTCACCGCGGCGTCGTTCGCCTCGGTCTTTATTTCCATCACCCTCGTGCCCCTGATGATGGCGCACCCGATCGGTTTCCAATGGTTGACGAGGTTGATGAAGAGAAATCCGGCGGCGGGGGAAACCCCGCTCAGTGAGCCGCCCCCCCGCGCGAATATTTTTCGACGGGTTGCGGATTGGTTTGTCCGCGGTTTGTCGGAACAAGCTTTTGGTCGATGGATGATGGCTTACCAACGGAGCCTGGCTTGGGTTTTGCGGCATCCCAAAACGACGGTCCAAATCGTTTTGTTGGGTGCGCTGGCGAGTTTCGGCCTTCTGGCCATTCAAGACAAGGTTTTTATGCCCAAGGTCGACCAAGGGCAGTTTATTTTGAAGATTAAGATGCCCGTGGGGACGCGACTCGTTAAGACCGATGAGGTGATGCGCAAAGTGGAGGGCTTGTTGAAAGAGGTGCCGGGCTACAAAGAGGCTACCGTCGCGGTGGGTTCCAACGCCAGCGAGGCGGTGGAAGCCCTGGGCGACCACGAGGGGCAGGCCATCGTCAACATCAATCGAAAAATCCGTTCCACCGACGAATACATTGAGGAAGTCAAAACCGTCTTGGACTCCCAGGATCTGAGCGGGGCGGAAGTCCAGTACATTCTCCAGGACAGCGTTCTGGCTTCGGCTTTCGAAACCTCTTCGCCGATCGTGGTGGAAATCAAAGGCCCCGATTTGACCATTCTTAAGAAAATGTCCGAGGAAATCATGCGCGGGCTGGGTGGCATCAAGGGGGTTTACGGGGTGAAAACCAGCCTGGCCCTGCCCTCAACGGAAACGCGGGTGGAAATCGACAAGGTGCGGGCCGCCTCCTACCAACTTTCGGTCGCCGAGATCGCCCGAACCGCGCTGATCGGCATCAAAGGGTTTGTGGCGACGAATTACAAAGAGAAAGGACAGGAAGTGGATGTGCGCGTCCGCCTGCGCACCGAGGATCGGACCAGCATGGACGATATCGGCCGTTTGTCCGTCCTGTCGCGGGACGGCATGGCTGTCCCTCTTTCCGAGTTGGCGTTGTTGCGCACCGCGGAGGGGCCCAGTGAAATCAAGCACATGGATCAACAAAGGGCCATCGTGGTGAGCGGCAACATCGCCAAGAGGTCAACCCGGGACGTTTTCAAGGACGTCGAGGCTTTGCTTTCAACGTATCAAGGCGTGGCGGATTATCAAGTGGATTTGACCGGCGAAAGCCGACAGATCAAGGAATCTTTCGGGGGATTGGTCGTGGCGATGATCTTGGCTGTGGCGCTGGTTTACATGATCATGGCCTCGGAATTTGAATCCCTTTGGCACCCGTTCATCATCATGGTGACGGTACCGTTTTCGGTTGTGGGTGTGGCCATCAGCTTGGCCATGACGGGAACGCCCCTCAGCGCCCCGGTCTTTTTGGGCATGATTTTGTTGGTCGGGAGCGTGGTAAACTACGGCATCATATTGATCGATTTTATGAACCAGCGGCGACGGGAAGGCGTGGCCCTTTGGGAGTCCGTGGTGGAAGGATGCTCGACACGACTGCGGCCGGTCTTGATGTCCTCCCTGACCACGGTGTTGGCGGTGTTGCCCTTGGCTCTGGGCTTGTCCGAAGGCGGGGAATTGGCCTCTCCCATGGCGGTGGTCACCTTTGGCGGTTTGGGAATATCCGTCCTGCTGAGCTTGTTCGTTCTTCCTCTCGCTTATTACCATTCCGAACTGTGGCGGGAAAAAAGAGGTTCTGAACCCGTCGCCGAGTAA
- a CDS encoding sigma-54-dependent Fis family transcriptional regulator, translating into MTKETKVRVLVVDDEPSVGMIFHRILGEAGYDVVSAANGTECLRVLKKQNPQLVFLDLQMPGIDGVETLRRIRDTHPQLPVIIMTAYQTVSSAVETMKLGALDYLIKPLEADRLAAVVHQALEVGEVARRIPAKAGSTPGAAAAEEFVARSPEMLKIMNLVDKVAPTDTTVLILGESGTGKEVTARAVHQRSQRKGKPFVVVDCAALPESLIESELFGHERGAFTGADAARAGKFEQANGGTLFLDEIGNLPLQIQVKLLRFLQEPKIERLGSRKGPLTLDVRILAATNADLEKSVRSGTFREDLYHRLKVFVVDLPPLRLRGTEDLEALLLSQVDVLRKQLQKQRLSVAPETLAVLKAYRWPGNVREFQNALRSAALLADDVILPEHLPMSVQNTRSGLDRVSDVLGGALNDVIRRVEKEHITQIMQKYKGDKKAAARELDLDLEEFEHKLTEIGMEENNPK; encoded by the coding sequence GTGACCAAAGAAACCAAAGTCCGCGTCCTCGTGGTGGACGACGAGCCCTCCGTTGGAATGATCTTCCACCGCATCCTGGGCGAGGCGGGCTACGACGTGGTGTCCGCCGCCAACGGCACCGAATGTTTGCGGGTGTTGAAAAAGCAAAACCCCCAATTGGTGTTCTTGGACCTTCAAATGCCGGGCATCGACGGGGTGGAGACTCTTCGGCGCATTCGCGACACCCACCCCCAACTGCCGGTCATCATCATGACGGCCTACCAAACCGTGTCGTCGGCGGTGGAGACGATGAAGCTGGGGGCTCTGGACTATTTGATCAAACCGCTGGAGGCCGATCGGTTGGCCGCCGTGGTCCACCAGGCTTTGGAGGTGGGGGAAGTGGCCCGGCGAATTCCGGCCAAGGCCGGCTCCACCCCCGGTGCCGCCGCGGCCGAAGAGTTTGTGGCGCGCAGCCCCGAGATGTTGAAGATCATGAATCTGGTGGACAAAGTCGCGCCCACGGACACCACCGTTTTGATCCTGGGGGAAAGCGGCACCGGCAAAGAAGTGACCGCCCGGGCCGTCCATCAACGAAGTCAAAGGAAGGGCAAGCCCTTTGTCGTCGTCGATTGCGCCGCGTTGCCGGAGTCCCTTATCGAGAGTGAGTTGTTCGGGCACGAGCGGGGCGCCTTCACGGGGGCCGACGCGGCCCGCGCCGGTAAATTCGAGCAGGCCAACGGTGGCACGCTGTTCCTCGACGAAATCGGCAACCTGCCGTTGCAGATCCAGGTGAAATTGCTCCGCTTTCTGCAGGAACCGAAAATCGAACGCCTGGGCAGCCGCAAGGGACCGCTGACCCTCGATGTGCGCATCCTGGCGGCCACCAACGCGGACTTGGAAAAATCGGTTCGGTCGGGGACCTTTCGCGAGGACCTTTACCACCGGCTTAAAGTTTTTGTGGTGGACTTGCCCCCTTTGCGTCTGCGGGGAACGGAGGACTTGGAAGCGCTCCTTCTCTCGCAGGTCGATGTGTTGCGGAAACAGCTTCAAAAACAACGGCTTTCGGTCGCCCCCGAGACCTTGGCCGTGCTCAAGGCCTATCGATGGCCGGGGAACGTGCGGGAATTTCAAAACGCCCTGCGCAGCGCGGCACTTTTGGCGGACGATGTCATCCTCCCGGAGCACCTTCCAATGAGCGTGCAAAACACCCGGTCGGGTTTGGACAGGGTCAGCGACGTGCTGGGGGGCGCTCTAAATGACGTGATTCGCCGGGTGGAAAAGGAGCACATCACGCAAATCATGCAAAAGTACAAGGGGGACAAGAAGGCCGCCGCCCGCGAGTTGGACCTTGATTTAGAGGAATTTGAACATAAACTTACAGAGATCGGGATGGAAGAAAACAACCCAAAATAG
- a CDS encoding TolC family protein has protein sequence MKFQARRWSSLALVAAFSTFGWSAAKPSKKDIPAPRPKENVIEGVTVLGAGRFAKVTIESTRALKYREVMTAKGQGLVLYFLEPAISKRPAIEKVFHDLVEEVRFGYKAGMAPAPGGAAKPLDFIDIRSKEPVAFVVTQKENFLVAELRPAPRSSEQEDQEAGREIKSPLSTPQVGLPSNPVLKDFLDVGLANHQPLKVAEREYSVSKFRYLEAMRNILPAATAKFSKSEGTLFEDPTVSTDNTKFKRKEYGFEFGIPIFHSGRNFYNYRSSAWQMQGAQQNIRKVKAEVTFEIVKAYYNLIKAQRSLKIRREMSGRAEKIIELARKKGQLGLITKADLLGAESLFSQGYYRLLSDEKDLEIARLKMASLLNMEQAIPDLLSTPPDAVNPQSLVELGVPPESLVQYAYENRPDKLAADYAFLAQKFGHRAAAAANMLRVDGTYFLGRSGGAFESDELDLGRSWNMGVQASLYVGGNTVKASTSKEHMTPDYAETTAQDVKAISGSFALFDSFRSAGDARQAEASRIRAQYERFQARRNVEVDVREAYYNIQKAKIQIKGARVELDYRDKEMDIAQQKERMNMIEPQQTLAAENAYADAVSNYEEALAFYRISLAGLERAVGVPLTAIPEFR, from the coding sequence ATGAAATTTCAAGCCCGTCGATGGAGTTCCCTCGCGCTGGTCGCCGCGTTCTCAACCTTCGGTTGGAGCGCGGCGAAACCGTCGAAAAAAGACATCCCCGCCCCCCGTCCCAAGGAAAACGTCATCGAAGGGGTGACCGTTCTTGGGGCCGGCCGGTTCGCGAAAGTCACGATCGAAAGCACGCGGGCCCTAAAATACCGGGAAGTCATGACGGCTAAGGGGCAGGGATTGGTGCTTTATTTCCTCGAGCCAGCCATTTCCAAGCGACCCGCGATCGAAAAGGTGTTTCACGATTTGGTCGAGGAAGTTCGGTTCGGGTACAAGGCGGGCATGGCCCCCGCGCCCGGAGGGGCGGCCAAGCCCCTGGATTTTATCGACATTCGTTCGAAAGAGCCGGTGGCTTTCGTCGTGACCCAGAAAGAAAACTTTCTCGTCGCGGAACTGCGTCCCGCCCCGCGCAGCAGCGAACAGGAGGACCAGGAGGCCGGCCGGGAAATAAAATCCCCCTTGTCCACGCCCCAGGTGGGCTTGCCCTCCAATCCCGTGTTAAAAGACTTCTTGGATGTTGGCTTGGCCAACCACCAGCCGCTGAAAGTGGCGGAACGGGAATACAGCGTGTCCAAATTCCGTTACCTTGAGGCCATGCGGAACATCCTGCCCGCCGCGACGGCCAAATTTTCGAAATCGGAAGGCACGCTGTTCGAAGATCCGACGGTGTCCACCGATAACACGAAATTCAAAAGAAAAGAATACGGGTTTGAGTTCGGGATCCCCATTTTCCACAGCGGACGTAACTTCTACAACTACCGGTCTTCGGCGTGGCAAATGCAGGGCGCCCAGCAAAACATCCGCAAAGTCAAGGCCGAGGTCACTTTTGAAATAGTGAAGGCCTATTACAACTTGATCAAAGCCCAGCGGTCGTTGAAAATTCGCCGCGAAATGTCGGGGCGCGCCGAGAAGATCATCGAACTGGCCCGCAAAAAAGGACAACTGGGTCTGATCACCAAGGCGGATCTCCTGGGGGCGGAATCGCTTTTCAGCCAGGGGTATTACCGGCTTCTTTCCGACGAGAAAGATCTGGAGATCGCGCGCCTTAAAATGGCGTCCCTCCTGAACATGGAACAGGCGATACCCGATTTGCTCTCCACGCCGCCGGACGCGGTCAATCCGCAAAGCCTGGTGGAGTTGGGGGTCCCTCCTGAATCCCTGGTTCAATACGCCTACGAAAACCGCCCCGACAAATTGGCCGCTGATTACGCCTTCCTGGCGCAAAAATTCGGCCATCGCGCGGCGGCCGCGGCCAATATGCTCCGCGTGGACGGCACTTATTTCCTCGGCCGGTCGGGCGGCGCCTTTGAAAGCGATGAATTGGATTTGGGACGAAGTTGGAACATGGGTGTCCAGGCGAGCCTTTACGTGGGGGGGAACACCGTCAAGGCCTCCACCTCCAAAGAACACATGACCCCCGACTACGCGGAAACGACGGCCCAGGACGTCAAGGCCATCAGCGGAAGTTTCGCCCTGTTTGACTCTTTCCGCTCGGCGGGGGACGCCCGGCAGGCCGAAGCCAGCCGCATTCGGGCGCAGTACGAACGTTTCCAGGCCCGGCGCAACGTGGAAGTCGATGTGCGCGAGGCTTATTACAACATCCAAAAGGCCAAAATTCAGATTAAAGGCGCTCGGGTCGAGCTGGACTATCGCGACAAAGAGATGGACATCGCTCAGCAGAAAGAGCGGATGAACATGATCGAACCTCAGCAAACCCTGGCCGCCGAAAACGCCTACGCCGACGCCGTGTCCAATTACGAAGAGGCCTTGGCGTTTTATCGGATCTCGCTGGCGGGGCTGGAACGCGCGGTGGGCGTTCCCCTGACGGCCATCCCCGAATTTCGGTAA